From the Phycisphaeraceae bacterium genome, one window contains:
- the lpxI gene encoding UDP-2,3-diacylglucosamine diphosphatase LpxI (LpxI, functionally equivalent to LpxH, replaces it in LPS biosynthesis in a minority of bacteria.), whose product MTDRPIGLLAGGGRLPIIEAQGIRASGRKVACVGFTGQFDPELPDYCDHFETAGVVRLNRWLKLMRRWDVEKAIMVGYVRKTRMYQPLRIVSNLPDSRAIRLWYRVLRNDKRSQQMLAAIADELRDNGVELIDTTTFIKNHLAELGTMTKTQPTADQQADIDFAIPILARMNDLDIGQALAIKERDVIAVEAIEGTDRMIKRAGMLCRAGGWILVKGAKPSKDLRFDVPTIGVSTIRNLRYAKGSCLVITAGNVIMIDKQDVIEAADEAGIAIVGIEPVEGTKLPIETLAKYALPTEDLPDLPDDLSPNAHALDQEHDDDQDASDDDEHIADSEPHPSTK is encoded by the coding sequence ATGACCGACCGCCCCATCGGACTCCTCGCAGGCGGGGGACGCCTCCCGATCATCGAGGCTCAGGGTATCCGCGCCTCCGGCCGGAAAGTCGCCTGCGTCGGCTTCACCGGCCAGTTCGACCCCGAACTCCCCGACTACTGCGACCACTTCGAGACCGCTGGCGTCGTCCGTCTCAACCGCTGGCTCAAACTCATGCGACGCTGGGACGTCGAAAAAGCCATCATGGTCGGCTACGTGCGCAAAACCCGCATGTACCAGCCCTTACGCATCGTCTCTAACCTCCCCGATAGCCGCGCTATCCGCCTCTGGTATCGTGTACTCCGTAACGACAAACGATCACAACAGATGCTCGCCGCCATCGCCGACGAGCTCCGAGACAACGGAGTCGAGCTCATCGACACCACCACCTTCATCAAAAATCACCTCGCCGAGCTGGGCACCATGACCAAAACCCAGCCCACCGCCGATCAGCAGGCCGACATCGACTTCGCCATCCCCATCCTCGCGCGCATGAACGACCTCGACATCGGCCAGGCCCTCGCCATCAAAGAACGCGACGTCATCGCCGTCGAAGCCATCGAAGGCACCGACCGCATGATCAAACGCGCCGGCATGCTCTGCCGCGCAGGCGGGTGGATCCTCGTCAAAGGTGCCAAACCCTCCAAAGACCTCCGATTCGACGTTCCCACCATTGGCGTCTCCACCATCCGCAACCTCCGCTACGCCAAAGGCTCCTGCCTCGTCATCACCGCCGGCAACGTCATCATGATCGACAAACAGGACGTCATCGAAGCCGCCGATGAAGCCGGCATCGCCATCGTCGGCATCGAACCCGTCGAAGGCACCAAACTCCCCATCGAAACCCTCGCCAAGTACGCACTCCCCACCGAAGACCTCCCTGATCTTCCCGATGACCTCAGCCCCAACGCACACGCCCTCGACCAGGAACACGATGACGACCAGGACGCATCCGATGACGACGAACATATAGCCGACTCAGAACCCCACCCTTCAACGAAGTAG